TGCCATCTAAGAAGAATTATCTACACATGCATTTAGATATCTTAGCTCACAGTTAACATGCACCATAAGATAACTAAACACTTTAATGTGGCCCACTGAATAAAAACCTCCTGATAAAAATGGGTGGATAGCCTTTCAGGCAGATTCACTCACTCACAGTATCTCCTGACCATAGCCTCAAAGCTCTCATCACCAAATGTGAACAATCCaaaaaatgcttcatttttgttCTATAAACAATTACTTTAGAGTTAATAATGTTACCAAGTCCAACCAATCAGGTTTTAAGACATATGAAAAGAATCTGCTCTGAACAGTAACTTGTGTCTGTCATTAAAACTGATCTTAAATCTACATCTAATCCTTTCTAACAGAAAAAATCTGGACCCAGATTGGCTGGTTATAAAACTGGACACATCTTCAGCTGGTGGCATAAAAGCAGCTCAAACATCAAAGAGAAGcaatggatagaaaaacacatttttaatcgGGTCACATTTGAAGAAGCCCTCTGAAGTCACAAAGGCGGGCTTCAAGTGTTGTCTCTCGAGTATCTTGCAATCTGCGGAGAAAGCCTAAGGTCAGCTTTCTGCCCCTTTCCTGAACACTCTCTCTGCATGGTGCTGGTGCTGTGATTCCTTCTATCTGCATCTCTGTTCTCTAACATCCTCACATTTAAGGGCGCTTAAatgactggtgcagtttcctGCTATAAGAGGTAGACAGAAGGAAAATCCCGGATAGGTCTAGCTTCTTATAAGTCCTCTGTTgtatcattttaaattattacagGCAGTTTTATTATTTGGTGACACTTCTGCACTCAATTTATCTGGtaatgaaaaacatttactACCTCTGGCTAAAACAGTTTTGAGAAGAAAGAGCAGAAGGACACTGATTTGTTCTGTAAAAGAAACCGAGCTGAAGGATTCTGCATATTCACAATATCAAAGCAGCATAATTCAACAAATACAGTCTGTTGTGAAGTGatgttttcactttcatttgGATGATACAATCATCTTGTTCACAACATTATTTGTATTCTTTGGATGCCTAACCCAAACCCTGCCCTGTGGACTGTGCTTTACCCTCATCCCTGTGCTCCTCATCATTACATTTGCACTTACCTTCACCTCCTACTTCTCATTAATGAATATCACTATTGTAATCTGATCATCATCATTACCATTGCCATCATCTGTATGGATTTCCATTCAAGTAAATACCACTATAAATCTTCTTTAAGGTGCAGCATAACAATTACAGTGATGGCACTAAATGTGGAGGAatgatactttttaaaaattatttaattatccTTTACCTTAACTCAAAGAAAAATCTAGTTTGCAGTTCTTTGATTAAAAGTCAGAGGAAACCAAATATATATGCAGTTGTGCAGTGAAGGATATAATTAGATCAAGCGGAGCTAAATTAAATTACCAGGAAAAAAGTGTGAAGTTAAATTGACTTTTGATTCAGATTAAACTGTAACAATGGTGGCATCAACACCGGAAACATGGGGAGGGATGGTGCTGGTGGTGGGTACTTTCACACTGAGAACCACGATATTCTATTTTTGTATGTTTCATTCATgtgatttttgcttttattgatAATAAACTAACTACAAACACTCCAAGATTCCCAAAGATTGAGATTCTCCTCACAATAAAACAGCCTCAGTGCAACATTAAGAGGTAATGGTACTCTTAACCAGGGCCAAGAAATCAGGAAGTACCTTACAGGAGCATTAATTCAAGGTGatgttatttttacattaaatgcCAAAAGTGCTAACAAATCTCTCTTAAAGCGGCTTTTTTGTGGTTTCCGGTCATGTGGGGGCAGTAGAACAACCTCAACACACAACTGGCAGCTGCTTCCTCAGTCACAAGGGGTCActacagcaggtagctccataGATctcttacttttttgttttgtttttttcctgacacaacccccaaGGGATCTGTGTTTCCTCCTGCGATTGAACCGGGAATTTTTTGCTTGTTAGGAAATGTATAAACCACTAAACTGTGGAGCCTTTAATCCTAATATAAAGTTAATAAAAATCTATcagagagcagaaagaaaagggagacgTTAAACCAGGTTGATCACAGGAGCACTTTGGGGGAATAATTTTGACCTGCTCAGTTACAGCGACTCTTTGTCTGTTTTGGGGGGTCTACACAAGCTAAAGGCCATTTCTTTTTGCTGCTCTCCAGGCTTCATGCTTCACCTCCTAATCGCTTCCCCCTTTCaccccacgcaaacacacaaacacaaacacccatACCACTCGAATCTGACCTCCATTGACaccaacatacacacagactgaacGGGATTCATTTTGCTATCTGTTCTCCTCCACTGTACACATCCACCCATCCATACACAATCTCATATATTTCCTTAACTGACAGActaaacattatttttaaagaactCTGATTTCTAATTTGGTTCTGTTACTGTTTTCTTGGGCTTGTTGTAAGTGATATTATTAATACTTTGGAGGTAAGTCCAGTGTTTACACAGAGATCTGTTTGTCTGCACTAGgttctctttctcttcatcaGGTAACACTTGCTGGGAttgttttcagtctgtttctgtttgctAGTGGAAGCCTACAATGAATTTATCTCAGCTTTTTTGCTGACAATATGAACCTGCAGAAAGTCAATAAGAGAAGAAGCTTCattctggaaaataaaaattactctAAAAGAGCAAACAGCATCTTCCACACAGTCATTTGATACATTGTTGATATAAATACTATAATACTCTCACCCGCTGACTGCCTCGCTTTTGTATTCATTTCCTTCACATTCCCGCCCATTTGACAGACTGTCCCTCGCCTGATCCAGGTCTGGCAGGTTTTCACAATTGGTATTGAATTTATATTTCAGAGTCAGTTCCTCTTTAGGAGAAACATTGCTCGAGTCCCTCCCAGTTCCAGCCATCAACAGCAGAGACTGCTTTAGATTCATTAATATTTATAGGCTAACACAGGATTTTACAGGCCGACCTGTCGCGGCTGTTGTAACTGCTGCTGTAAAACTGCATCTTAGATGCCGAAGCACTCCCTTCACAGCTGACTCTTGGCACAGCTGAAGCAATCGAGCCtaaatgctcacacacacacacacacacacacacacacacacacacacgcacgcacacttgTAGTGATTTAAGTTGAAAATCTGCTCTTGAAGGAGaaagggtgattttttttttaactgttaggGATCTGTCGTACTCtgtgtggcctttttttttttatataaaaaacatataattttaaCATTCTGGCCTGAAAAACGTCCTCCAcattaaaatgaagccagtTTCAGATCATTCTCCCTGTCACCTCCCATGCCATCTATGCGAGAGGTGATCTTACCCATTAAGATTAGAACTACTTTCCCCTTCAGTAACAGCATCTTTCAGGTTTGTGACCATGACTGGGTAATTGTCTGTGTTATGGAGGTGAGCAGGGCTCACCTTGTGCCCCGATGAAAGGCATATGCTATTAACAACTCCTGCCTCGTCAGATTTGTCGGGCAATTGAATCCAGTAGTTTTCCTTCACATTAAAAGGCTCCTCACCTGTGAGAGCTCCTACTGCCAGTTAACTGAAGCCATTTTCTGCGACGTCCTGGTCcaagtttatttgtatagctCTTAATCACAGTTGCAAAAGGCTTCACAACGCCCACATTATGGAAcaacaaatgtgaaaatgtgtttgaatcTGCTGCCACACAAAGCGTGGATAAAACACAATGCGTTAACAGGAGGAAGGACTCAGAGCTGTGGTTTTCCCTGTTTATGTATGAACTGGATAAGAGGTGACAGGGAGACTCGTTAAATGGAAATTTTGAGCATCAGGCGcctcattttttatgttttatttaccaATTtgtgccttttctgcatctttttttggggggagggtCTTTCTGGGCTAATAACCTGCTTAAATGTTCACGTGCCATGTGTTCAAATCAATGTTTGAGAGCAATTGGGTAAGAATTTGTAGTtttaaaggaaaagagaaaaaaatgatattttttttttccaacaatcAATGCCTTACaagttttttaaaagaacagGACCATAAATTATAAAGTAAATATTAGTAAGCAGTGACTACTTTTGAGGTATTTTAAAGGAAAGGACAAACAGTGTTTCCCCTTCTTATGCTGGAAGGATGCAGGCTGTTTTATAAAATATTCTTACCTCACCTTCTTACATTGTGCTCATACTGTAAGTTGAGGCCtgtgttatgaagtgctttaatTGCAATTCATCAactcttgttttcattttaatgactgATTTCTGTTCAAAGCTTTCTGCACAGTGAGAAAATGTCACACACATCTGTGCTTTGCAATCACTTTTATGGATTGTGTACATCTCAGTTATATTATTGAGGCTGACTgaaaaccagacagaccagCAAAAGTATCTTGGGTGCCTTAAGTATAAAGATGAATAAGCAAACCATCAAAAATACTACTTGAAGAACAGTGGCTCACAACTTGCTCTTTCTCTGGATTTCAGACTTTCTGATCAAGATTTTAAGATAAAATACTTATTACTGGACATCCTTCTCCTTGCTATTGGCCTCCCTGCATGtacacagcagcagaagcaggggGTGGCTGGGTAGGTCCCCCTGCCTCTCTCCTGGTACCCATGCCTGTGGTGAGTGAGTCCAGTTGTTGCTGCTGATGGCATCAACATCCCCACATTGGCAGAGGCACCCACTGCCAGCAAGCAGGACTGCCTAtcaatcagccaatcagcagcttATCAGCTCATCAGTCACAGCATCTTTTCTTATCTGCAAACCTATGCAAAGTAGTAATGACCTAATTAGAGTGACACTCACACTTGTTGGCAGCTTTGCTGGTACAGTCAATGAGGTGGCTCATTGTGATGAATGGATGGGCGAGGGCTTTCCCTGGTGGAATTCTCCCACCTGCACTCGTCAAACATTTGGTTAATTAAGTCACGAACTTACGCTCGTCCACTGAGAGTTTTCACATCCAGATAAAATGAAGTGGAAACAACTCAGCTCTAAGAAGCTCCAGTGTTTTTCCAGCAGGTCACACGGTtgaatcatttttgcatatCCTTGAACTTTTTCACATGATTTGGAATTTGATTTTCAGCTAGCTCTGATTCAGTGATACCAATTTGTTTTCAGTAAATGAATGTCAGTCCACCACTTTGTTCCCAAAAAAATTCGGTCTCAACTGCCACTGGCATGAAATTTTGTTGTTATATTTGTGTGGCTCATGGATGATGGAGATGATGAATCTTAGTGACCATGGTAATATCTTATCTCCACGTGAAATTGGATGTATTATCGTAAAATCCGCTTCATGTTCTCCTCAGgattttgcacaaaaaaaaaaatctctgaaagGTTTTCTTAACATATTTCAAACATATGAATTAGAAGAATATCCCTTTCATCTGCCTGCTCTATTTTTTAATAGCCAGGAACCCTATTAGACTTCACACTCAAACATTTACTTTTACACTGTGGGCTGTAGCTTCTGTTGGGCATTACAGCATGGACTTCGGATGACTCATACGGTATGTCTTTCTACATTTGTTTTAAGACCGAAATGCTGCCTCTAACCAGTTATCCAGCCTATAAcacttctgaaaaaaaaaaaaaagtccgtGGTGGGATCTGTAGCCTATCTCAGCCACCCTAAGTCTGAAATAAAACATGAGAcgtttaaatttttaaaatacatttttaatatgaGGAGTGATATTGTGGAGTCCAGCCAGCAGCCATCTGGCCTCCTGGGTTGGATGTTTCAGCACCGCGGAGAGCGCACAGGCTCGTTCAGCCGCGCTGCTCCTCTGGTGTTGCTCATGCTTTTGTTTGTGATTTCCAGAAAGATTTacctgacaaaaaaacaaacaaacaaacaaacgaaaaaAAACCTTAAGAGAACTACAGATCTGATAGGCTATACacggcagtttttttttgttttgtttttgtttttaatatagcTCATATATACAAAAGGGGGTTATACTGTTTCCACCAAAAACCAGTTTAATAACAGGAACACAGGTTACCGCTTGCCTAAATTAAATTCCTCACCTCTCAGTCACTCCTGCAGAATTGATTTGACTGCGAGCCTGAGGGTTTtaagtgtgtgtaaaaaaaatagaaataataatGTTCCAGAACACCAGTCGCGCTCATGATGGTTTGCTTGATCACAACCAAAAGTCATTCACTCGCCTTTTTATTTAACGCAACGTCACTATAAAGTCTCTACGTGGCACCTCGGGCACACTTAAAGCCCCTGTAGGAGTGTTCTGAAGGCCTGCGGGTCATTGGTCAACAGGACGCTCGAGCATCTCCGGCTGTGGCAGCCGCCTCCTTCTCTGCCACAAAACCCCACACACAGCATTCAAGCCGGAGACCTGGCGGACTGCACTCAGGAGgaaaacagggggaaaaaacttTTGGTCAAGAGTCTGATGGGCGGCTAGCTGATCTGGGGTAAAGTGATCATTGGCTGCGCATGGATTATCGATAAGTGCAGAGAGGAATCTTGtcattaattatttatatattcccGTAAAGCGGCGGGGATGCGAGAGAGACGCCGCAGCGGCGAGTATCGCCCGCTCTGAACCGGAGGAGTCACCGGCAGATGATGTCCCAATGTGAGAGTGCTTCCAGAGGAGACGAAGGAGAGGACGCAGGAGGATGAAGAACGGGGGAGAGGGATCGAGAGCGGCAGAGGTGGAATATAATGAAGTTGAGTGGGAAAGGACTGTGCACCGTCCTCTCCAGCACCCTCCTCTTCGTGTGCGCCCTGAGCGAAGTTGTCGTTGGATTAAGATGCGTCTTGTTGGGATCTACGTTGAAAGCGCATTTCCACCTCAGCGCCGTGGCCGGGGCTTTTTACTCCGGGCTACTTGTGGGAATCGGGCAGGTCATGCTGGGTTCCGCGCTGCTCTTTTGCACGGAGAAGCCCGGCTGCAGGAATTTCTTTCTCTTCGGTGTTGTGGTCTTCTTGTTGGGGGTCCTCACCGCCTTCTCTGGCGCGGTGGTGGACGGGGACACGGCTTCTCTGGTGGAGAAGAAATATTCCCATCACTGCTTCTACTCTGTGGTGCTGAACCCTGCCTGCGAGCAGCTGAGGGATTACCAGCGGAGTTTGGCCATCTCCACTGTTCTCAGCACCTTGGAGTGCCTCCTCGGGCTCATCAACCTGGTGATCATCAAAAGGTACAAAACAGCGCAGTTTTCTAGGAGcagacagtgtcaaaggcagagCGCCGGGGCGATCATCTTCAGCGAGGAGCGGGACTGCTCCTCGGCGGATTTCCAGCCGGTGTCTTACATCAACCtgggtgtttttaatgtgtttgacgAGACAGGTGCAGAAGTGCAGTGCGGGGGACACCCGTCAATCGAGCTGCCGGGATACTCGCCCACGGACCCGGAGCTCAATCATTGCTTCCCTTTCTCCTACCCGATCCCTAGTGAACTGCCACCCGCATACGAAGACATTTTCCCCGCTGAGGCATGCAACACATAGCCGCTCTGGAGCAGCCCCAGCAGCGCTTCTCTCTGCTGTGACAATCAATGACTTTACGCTTTAAaaacctcttcctcctcctccaacaATCCCAACAAAAATCAGTAAGTTACACAGCAGGACGACGGAGTGGATTTTATTTCACCTGATTCCTTCTAATGTTCTTTTCTTACCTCTGCCTGTTAGCTTCTATTGAACATCACCAATCAGACTGATGTAGATAAACACATCATACAGGCCCAGACAGTGCAGGCAGATCGAGGCCCATAAACGCAACAGCTTGCTAGTATAACAATGTTCTGAATGTTTGCTGTTAACGTTTTTACCTGTgaataaactgtgtatttaaCCTCACCTGAAgtcatgaagctgttgccagttTAGCTTTTGCAATGGTTGTGCTCACTCAAAACTTCAAGGCTAAAGGTTAAAGTAGACCTGAGGAGAGCCGGTGGAGTGTAATTAATGAATGTGTGACGTCCATCAGTGCAAAGCTGTGATTTTCTAATCCATAAGAATTCATAATCGGTTGGGGAAAATACCTGGAAAAGGGCTCGAAATGGAGTCACATCTCACACTGTGGTGTCCATTTTAAAGGTGCActcaaatgatttatttttattataattattattgcaCTCCAAAGAGCAGGGTGACTAAAAGGAgagaaattcatttttaaaaaatgggtaAACTCAAAGAAGGAAAAGCCAAAAATATCCACATCTTTAGTCCCAAGCTTCACAAAAATACAGGATCCATTCATTTCCCATAAAGCAGCTGTAAACTTGTTTTTGTTCTACCCTATCAAAAGTTACTCCACACCATCAGGCTTTCTGTTTGTAATTCATCTTTGCCCAATCTGACATAATCCTGGTGACATCATTATGACATAATCAGGGCTATTGGATAGTTTTCTCTGGAGCCCACAGAATAGCTTTTGCAACTGGCTGCTGAGACCTTGTGAGCCAACTGAGTTTGATAAATAAAATCTGTGGAATTTCCTTTTATGGCAAAGCTTTTGTGAATGACACAATAGATTATGGTAATGCTGATAATGAGTATATGAGGTTCAGGAGGAAGCAGAGGCGTCTCAGGCAGTCTTAGCCTGAATGTGCTTCACTTATTTGATTTTGAAGTAACAGGCGGGTAATGACACAAAATCTCTTAAATCGGGGGATCAGGCTGGCTGTCCGGATGTGATACGGGTCCAATGTAGTAACTCACTTTTACCAATTTAAAGGATTCAAACTGTGCAGAGCTGCATCCCATATTATTCCAAGTGATTGGACTTGAAATTATATACTATCTCCACCACACACAAATAACCACATCATTTCTCAGCATGGATCCTCCCTGGTGCTTGAAACGCCTTTCAGCCACACGATTACTCATTTCACTTAACAGCAAGAACAGAGAGAAGACAAATGCCAGATTTGGCTGTCATTATTACGTGCCCACCTTTGGACAACAAGGCTCTGTGGAAAATTGAATCGGACTGGCTCCTTTTCCTTCAAATTAAATCCCTAAAAATGAGCATCCGCAGATGAATGTCTTTCTAGGGGAATTTTGACGAGTACTCTGTGATGAACAAATTATAAGAAGTACTTCACTGGCTCAGAGTAATAATCCTCCTCTCATCTTTTTCAAAACTGTGTCATGATGCTCTCCACTCACTCATTCTGCTTAGGTTGGGCTTTGCATGAGAGTTGAATAGaggctggggggtgggggggactgCCTGTAAAACATGTGGCTATGACCTAAGATTAACTGAGCAGCTGATTGGAGAACAAAAGAGGTCTTTGGAGAACTGGTGTCCTAAAAGTTTCAGAGTGatgcccagaaaaaaaaatgcaaactaaGCTAATGGGATGGGTTTCTTTGAAAGTCACCTGCTGTGGCTGTGCCTAAacaacactttcaaaataaaagatgatTCCTGCAGCACAAATAAGGCTGGGCTCTCCACGTCAGCAGTACCATATGGGGCAGGATCAGTTACGTTGCCTGGGTGTGTTTTTAAGGTGGTTTTTGATGAGTgcgcatgtttttatttttatttgatagaTTTAAAAGTGCACACTATATACTGGTTTCTCTTTCAGCTCATAAAACCTCAAAATGTAGTAAAATATGCTTAATGATTACAGTACAGGGAGCTGGTGCAATGAAGCACTGCTGCTTGTATTACTTAATTTTTATTATGCACAGGGATTATTAGTTTGGTGAAATGGTCTGATATTCAGTAACCAGAGTCAGAGGTAAATGGGCATCGTTTGGCTTGACATGAGTGCCTTGGACTTATATCTTTAGGAGGCTGAATGTGGCACGAATAAACCCAAAATTTAGGTGGTGAAATAAACTCCTGTCTGATGGTTCCATGATCTTCCCTCCTTGTTAAATCACTGGACGTTCAATACTGGCCTGTTTGGATTTAGAGTTATTGGACTGAAGATATTTGTCACTTCCATTTTCTAGGTGATTGTCTGGTTAAGCCAGGCATCGACAGAATGTACAAGGTCACTTATGACATCTTTTAAAA
The sequence above is a segment of the Archocentrus centrarchus isolate MPI-CPG fArcCen1 chromosome 10, fArcCen1, whole genome shotgun sequence genome. Coding sequences within it:
- the tmem271 gene encoding transmembrane protein 271, coding for MKLSGKGLCTVLSSTLLFVCALSEVVVGLRCVLLGSTLKAHFHLSAVAGAFYSGLLVGIGQVMLGSALLFCTEKPGCRNFFLFGVVVFLLGVLTAFSGAVVDGDTASLVEKKYSHHCFYSVVLNPACEQLRDYQRSLAISTVLSTLECLLGLINLVIIKRYKTAQFSRSRQCQRQSAGAIIFSEERDCSSADFQPVSYINLGVFNVFDETGAEVQCGGHPSIELPGYSPTDPELNHCFPFSYPIPSELPPAYEDIFPAEACNT